A genomic stretch from Sinorhizobium terangae includes:
- a CDS encoding ABC transporter substrate-binding protein, whose amino-acid sequence MKKLLASTFLAVGLYAVAGAAQAAECGEVSIAEMNWASAGVAAHVDKFILENGYGCTVELVTGDTMPTFASMNEKAQPDMAPELWVNAVRTPLDAAIKEGRLIQAAPLLSEGGVEGWWIPKFLADAHPEIKTVQDALKHPDLFPAPEDASKGAIHNCPSGWNCQVSTANLFKALDAEKAGFELVDTGSAAGLDGSIANAFEKKTGWLGYYWAPTAILGKYEMTRLSFGVDHDKKEWDACSAVPDCPNPKVNSYPVSDVYTVVTKSFAEKAGVAMDYIKVRKWDNGTVNKVLAWMDQNQGTNEDAAKHFLQEFPEMWTQWVSPEVAEKVKAAL is encoded by the coding sequence ATGAAGAAGCTCCTCGCGTCCACCTTTCTCGCCGTGGGCCTTTACGCCGTGGCGGGCGCGGCGCAAGCCGCGGAATGCGGCGAAGTCAGCATTGCCGAAATGAACTGGGCCTCGGCGGGCGTCGCCGCCCATGTCGACAAATTCATTCTTGAAAACGGATATGGTTGCACCGTCGAGCTCGTCACCGGGGACACGATGCCGACCTTCGCCTCGATGAACGAGAAAGCGCAGCCCGACATGGCACCCGAACTCTGGGTCAACGCGGTGCGCACGCCGCTCGACGCAGCCATCAAGGAAGGACGTCTTATCCAGGCCGCGCCACTCTTAAGCGAGGGCGGCGTCGAGGGCTGGTGGATACCGAAGTTCCTCGCCGATGCACACCCGGAAATCAAGACCGTGCAGGACGCTCTGAAACATCCGGACCTATTCCCTGCGCCGGAAGATGCGTCAAAAGGCGCGATCCACAACTGCCCCTCCGGATGGAACTGCCAGGTCTCGACCGCCAATCTGTTCAAGGCGCTTGACGCCGAAAAAGCCGGCTTCGAACTGGTCGATACAGGCTCGGCCGCCGGCCTCGACGGCTCCATTGCCAACGCTTTCGAGAAGAAAACCGGCTGGCTCGGCTATTACTGGGCCCCGACCGCGATCCTCGGCAAGTATGAAATGACCCGCCTCTCCTTCGGCGTCGACCATGACAAGAAGGAGTGGGACGCCTGCTCCGCCGTTCCCGATTGCCCGAACCCCAAGGTCAATTCCTATCCGGTCTCGGATGTCTACACCGTCGTGACGAAGTCCTTCGCGGAAAAGGCCGGCGTCGCCATGGATTACATCAAGGTGCGCAAGTGGGATAACGGCACCGTCAACAAGGTCCTGGCCTGGATGGACCAGAACCAGGGCACCAACGAGGACGCGGCCAAACACTTTCTCCAAGAGTTTCCCGAGATGTGGACCCAATGGGTCAGTCCCGAGGTGGCCGAGAAGGTCAAGGCAGCCCTCTGA
- the cobU gene encoding bifunctional adenosylcobinamide kinase/adenosylcobinamide-phosphate guanylyltransferase has translation MSNSSAGPILVLGGARSGKSSFAEKLVEASGLPMHYVATGRAWDDEMRDRIRHHQDTRRGKGWITHEEPLDLVALLRRIDDPARAILVDCLTLWVTNLMMEERDMAAEFAALAAFLPEARARLIFVSNEVGLGIVPENRMARDFRDHAGRLHQMVAEKSAEVYFVAAGLPLKMKG, from the coding sequence ATGTCCAATTCCAGTGCCGGGCCGATTCTCGTGCTTGGCGGCGCCCGCTCCGGCAAATCCTCTTTCGCTGAAAAACTCGTCGAGGCCTCCGGGCTGCCGATGCATTACGTCGCCACAGGGCGAGCCTGGGACGACGAGATGCGCGATCGCATCCGCCACCACCAGGACACGCGGCGCGGCAAGGGCTGGATCACCCATGAGGAGCCTCTCGATCTCGTTGCCTTGCTTCGCCGGATCGACGATCCGGCACGCGCGATCCTCGTCGATTGCCTGACGCTCTGGGTCACCAACCTGATGATGGAAGAGCGCGACATGGCGGCCGAATTCGCGGCGCTCGCGGCCTTCCTGCCCGAGGCGAGGGCGCGCCTCATCTTCGTTTCCAATGAGGTTGGCCTTGGCATCGTGCCGGAAAACCGCATGGCGCGCGACTTTCGCGACCATGCCGGCCGCCTCCACCAGATGGTCGCGGAGAAATCCGCCGAAGTTTACTTTGTCGCGGCCGGATTGCCGCTGAAAATGAAGGGTTGA
- the cobN gene encoding cobaltochelatase subunit CobN encodes MHLLLAQKGTIADGNEAIDLGQSPADILFLSAADTELASIAAAYGRRTGARTLRIASLMNLMHPMSVDTYVERTARHARLIVVRPLGGASYFRYVLEALYAAAIANKFQIAVLPGDDKPDPGLDPFSTVSANDRERLWAYFTEGGADNAGLFLDYADALIDGGEKPQPARPLLKAGIWWPSEGVIGVERWRAIAGLPGTAPSVLPDISPTRGENGGATLRPSGSAEFEAKPASASKPVRDDHANRRSETWESSGSGALISPLVGEMSDRTEGGNAAQSSEEKKEAEPTVAICFYRALVQSGETRPVEALIGALATEGMRALPVFVSSLKDRVSIGTLQAIFAEAAPDVVMNATGFAVSAPGADRQPTVLESTGAPVLQVIFSGSSRAAWAASPQGLMARDLGMNVALPEVDGRILSRAVSFKAASVYDPAVEANIVGHEPLLDRVRFAARLAANWARLRRARPEARRVAIVMANYPNRDGRLGNGVGLDTPAGTIEVLKAMAAEGYPIGDLPEDGDALMRFLMAGPTNAASHDREIREFISLDRYKDFLASLPRQIQDEVTARWGDPEADPFFLDGAFALPLARFGEVLVGIQPARGYNIDPKETYHAPDLVPPHGYLAFYAFLRQVFKADAIIHMGKHGNLEWLPGKALALSENCYPEAVFGPTPHLYPFIVNDPGEGTQAKRRTSAVIIDHLTPPLTRAESYGPLKDLEALVDEYYEAAGGDPRRLRLLSRQILDLVRDIGLDHDAGIEKADSDDKALEKLDAYLCDLKEMQIRDGLHIFGVAPEGRLLTDLTVALARVPRGLGEGGDQSLQRAIASDLGLGGSAQVPPSVLPDISPTRGEIREESSHASTAPQHEAGPPARGRDASLMARPRQAGLTAEGAIVSGSVDPSIGGGAGEPSSRHLPISPLVGEMPGRAEGGTPQQPQPFDPLDCVMSAPWTGPVPAPLASLSDAPWRTAGDTVERIELLAAKLVSGEIACPENWAATRAVLDEIDDRLKPSIEGSGDAEIKGLLTGLDGRFVAPGPSGAPTRGRPDVLPTGRNFYSVDSRAVPTPAAYELGKKSAELLIRRYLQDHGEWPSSFGLTAWGTSNMRTGGDDIAQALALIGAKPVWDMASRRVTGYEIVPLAMLGRPRVDVTLRISGFFRDAFPEQIALFDKAIRAVGALEEDDADNMIAARMRAETKRLEEKGVEAKEAARRASYRVFGAKPGAYGAGLQALIDEKGWDKRSDLADAYLTWGGYAYGAGEDGKAERGIFEERLRSIEAVVQNQDNREHDLLDSDDYYQFEGGMSAAVEHLGGQRPAIYHNDHSRPEKPVIRSLEEEIGRVVRARVVNPKWIDGVMRHGYKGAFEIAATVDYMFAFAATSGAVRDHHFEAAYRAFISDEKVLDFLRDRNPAALAEMSERFLEAIDRGLWNPRSNSARFELTSLSGNAAAPRLRTGNQ; translated from the coding sequence ATGCATCTCCTCCTAGCCCAGAAAGGCACGATCGCCGATGGCAACGAGGCGATCGATCTCGGGCAAAGCCCGGCCGACATCCTGTTCCTCTCCGCCGCCGACACGGAACTCGCCTCGATCGCCGCGGCCTACGGGCGGCGGACGGGGGCAAGGACACTGCGCATCGCCAGTCTGATGAACCTGATGCACCCGATGTCGGTCGACACTTATGTCGAGCGCACGGCACGGCATGCGAGGCTGATCGTCGTTCGCCCGCTCGGGGGCGCCAGCTATTTCCGTTATGTGCTCGAGGCGCTCTATGCGGCGGCGATTGCGAATAAATTCCAGATCGCGGTGCTCCCCGGCGACGACAAGCCGGATCCGGGTCTCGATCCGTTCTCTACGGTGTCCGCCAATGACCGCGAGCGCCTCTGGGCCTATTTCACCGAGGGCGGCGCCGACAATGCGGGGCTCTTCCTCGACTATGCCGACGCGCTGATTGATGGAGGCGAGAAGCCGCAGCCGGCGCGGCCGCTCTTGAAGGCGGGTATTTGGTGGCCGAGCGAGGGTGTGATCGGCGTTGAGCGATGGCGCGCGATTGCGGGTCTGCCGGGAACAGCCCCCTCTGTCCTGCCGGACATCTCCCCCACAAGGGGGGAGAACGGGGGTGCAACGCTTCGCCCATCTGGTTCTGCCGAGTTCGAGGCCAAGCCTGCCTCGGCGAGCAAGCCTGTGCGTGACGATCATGCAAATCGACGGTCTGAAACTTGGGAATCGAGCGGTAGCGGCGCGCTGATCTCCCCCCTTGTGGGGGAAATGTCCGACAGGACAGAGGGGGGTAATGCCGCGCAGAGTTCGGAGGAGAAGAAGGAAGCCGAACCCACGGTCGCCATCTGCTTCTACCGCGCGCTCGTCCAAAGCGGCGAAACGAGACCCGTCGAAGCCTTGATCGGGGCGCTTGCGACTGAAGGCATGCGGGCGCTCCCGGTCTTCGTTTCGAGCCTGAAGGATCGGGTCTCGATCGGTACGCTGCAGGCGATCTTCGCTGAAGCCGCACCGGACGTGGTGATGAACGCCACCGGCTTTGCGGTTTCCGCGCCCGGTGCCGACCGTCAGCCGACCGTGCTCGAATCGACCGGCGCGCCGGTGTTGCAGGTGATCTTTTCCGGCTCCTCGCGCGCCGCCTGGGCGGCGTCGCCGCAAGGGCTGATGGCGCGTGATCTCGGCATGAACGTTGCGCTGCCGGAGGTAGACGGCCGCATTCTCTCCCGCGCCGTCTCGTTCAAGGCGGCGTCCGTCTACGATCCGGCGGTAGAAGCCAACATCGTCGGGCACGAACCGCTCTTGGACCGCGTCCGCTTTGCCGCACGGCTTGCTGCCAACTGGGCGCGACTGCGCCGGGCGAGGCCGGAGGCACGCCGCGTTGCCATCGTCATGGCCAATTATCCCAACCGCGATGGGCGCCTCGGCAACGGCGTTGGCCTCGACACGCCGGCCGGCACCATCGAGGTGCTGAAGGCGATGGCCGCGGAAGGCTATCCCATCGGTGACCTTCCCGAGGACGGCGACGCGCTTATGCGCTTCCTGATGGCCGGTCCGACCAATGCGGCGAGCCATGACCGCGAAATCCGCGAGTTCATTTCGCTCGATCGTTATAAGGATTTCCTCGCCTCTCTTCCGCGGCAGATCCAGGACGAGGTGACGGCGCGCTGGGGCGATCCCGAAGCCGATCCCTTCTTCTTGGACGGAGCCTTCGCGCTACCGCTCGCGCGCTTCGGCGAGGTCCTCGTCGGCATCCAGCCTGCGCGCGGCTACAACATCGATCCAAAGGAAACCTATCACGCGCCGGACCTCGTTCCGCCGCACGGCTATCTCGCCTTCTATGCTTTCCTGCGGCAGGTCTTCAAAGCTGACGCGATCATCCACATGGGCAAGCATGGCAATCTCGAATGGCTGCCTGGCAAGGCGCTGGCACTTTCGGAGAATTGTTATCCCGAGGCGGTCTTCGGCCCGACACCGCATCTTTACCCCTTCATCGTCAACGATCCGGGCGAAGGCACGCAGGCCAAGCGCCGCACCAGCGCCGTCATTATCGACCATCTGACGCCGCCCTTGACGCGGGCGGAATCCTACGGGCCGCTCAAGGATCTGGAGGCGCTGGTCGACGAGTATTACGAGGCGGCGGGCGGCGACCCGCGCCGGCTCAGGCTCCTGAGCCGGCAGATCCTCGACCTCGTCCGCGACATCGGCCTCGATCATGATGCCGGGATCGAAAAGGCCGACAGTGACGACAAGGCGCTGGAAAAGCTCGACGCCTATCTCTGCGACCTGAAGGAGATGCAGATCCGCGACGGGCTGCATATCTTCGGCGTCGCGCCGGAAGGGCGTTTGCTGACCGACCTCACCGTGGCACTGGCGCGGGTGCCGCGTGGCTTGGGCGAGGGCGGCGACCAGAGCTTGCAGCGGGCCATTGCGTCGGACTTGGGGCTAGGCGGGTCGGCGCAAGTACCCCCCTCTGTCCTGCCGGACATCTCCCCCACAAGGGGGGAGATCAGGGAGGAGAGCTCTCATGCTTCCACGGCGCCCCAACATGAGGCGGGCCCACCGGCTCGAGGACGTGATGCAAGTCTCATGGCCCGGCCACGCCAGGCGGGTCTGACGGCAGAAGGTGCAATTGTTAGCGGTAGCGTCGACCCGAGTATCGGCGGCGGCGCCGGGGAACCGAGCAGTCGCCACCTGCCAATCTCCCCCCTTGTGGGGGAGATGCCCGGCAGGGCAGAGGGGGGTACGCCTCAGCAGCCGCAACCTTTCGACCCGCTCGACTGCGTCATGTCCGCACCCTGGACCGGCCCGGTACCCGCGCCTCTCGCTTCTCTCTCGGATGCACCCTGGCGCACCGCCGGCGATACCGTCGAGCGTATCGAACTCCTCGCGGCGAAGCTGGTCTCCGGCGAGATCGCCTGCCCCGAGAACTGGGCCGCGACACGCGCTGTCCTTGACGAGATCGACGATCGACTGAAGCCCTCGATCGAAGGCTCGGGCGACGCGGAAATCAAAGGCCTGCTCACCGGGCTCGACGGCCGCTTCGTGGCACCCGGGCCGTCCGGTGCGCCGACGCGTGGGCGGCCGGACGTGCTGCCGACCGGCCGCAATTTCTATTCCGTCGACAGCCGCGCCGTGCCGACGCCGGCGGCCTATGAGCTCGGCAAGAAATCGGCCGAATTGCTCATCCGCCGCTATCTGCAGGACCATGGCGAATGGCCGTCCTCCTTCGGGCTCACCGCATGGGGGACCTCCAACATGCGCACCGGCGGCGACGATATCGCCCAGGCGCTGGCGTTGATCGGCGCCAAGCCGGTCTGGGACATGGCCTCGCGCCGCGTGACCGGCTACGAGATCGTGCCGCTGGCGATGCTCGGGCGGCCGCGCGTCGATGTCACGCTCCGCATTTCCGGTTTCTTCCGTGACGCATTTCCGGAGCAAATCGCTTTGTTCGACAAGGCGATCCGCGCCGTCGGGGCGTTGGAAGAGGACGACGCCGACAACATGATCGCCGCGCGCATGCGTGCCGAGACGAAGCGGCTTGAGGAGAAGGGTGTCGAAGCGAAGGAAGCGGCGCGGCGTGCCTCCTACCGCGTCTTCGGTGCCAAGCCGGGTGCCTACGGGGCCGGCCTGCAGGCGCTGATCGACGAGAAGGGCTGGGACAAGCGCAGCGATCTCGCTGATGCCTATCTCACCTGGGGCGGCTATGCCTATGGCGCCGGCGAGGACGGCAAGGCCGAGCGCGGTATTTTCGAAGAACGGCTGCGGTCGATCGAGGCTGTCGTCCAGAATCAGGACAATCGCGAACACGACCTGCTCGACAGTGACGACTATTACCAATTCGAGGGCGGCATGAGTGCTGCGGTGGAGCACCTCGGCGGCCAGCGCCCGGCGATCTATCACAACGACCATTCGCGCCCGGAAAAGCCGGTGATCCGCTCGCTGGAAGAGGAAATCGGCCGCGTCGTGCGCGCCCGCGTCGTCAACCCGAAATGGATCGATGGCGTCATGCGCCATGGTTACAAGGGCGCCTTCGAGATTGCCGCGACGGTCGACTACATGTTCGCCTTTGCCGCGACCAGCGGGGCCGTGCGCGACCATCATTTCGAGGCCGCCTACCGCGCCTTCATCAGCGACGAAAAGGTCCTCGACTTCCTGCGCGACAGGAACCCGGCGGCGCTCGCCGAAATGTCGGAACGCTTCCTGGAGGCAATCGATCGCGGCCTCTGGAATCCGCGCTCCAACTCGGCGCGTTTTGAACTGACCAGTCTGTCCGGCAATGCGGCCGCTCCTCGGCTGCGTACCGGAAACCAATAG
- a CDS encoding adenylate/guanylate cyclase domain-containing protein, translating to MERKLAVILAADVAGYSRLVAADEEGALQTLGTYSAAIGDLVAEHGGRIFGSAGDSVVAEFHSAVQAVRAAVAIQRVLYRRNADLPPDHRMEFRIGLNLGDVVVEGDNLLGDGVNVAARLQEVAQPGGICISGALHDQIEGKLDFPLVHLGDRNLKNIPRPVPVHRVDWRREDPVEAGVLGGPLVLPDKPSIVVLPFVNMSGDPEQEYFADGLTEDIITALSLYRWFFVIARNSSFAYKGRAVDVKQVGRDLGVRYIVEGSVRRAGTRLRVTGQLIEAETGVHLWAQRYDRELADIFAIQDELTQNVVGAIEPEILIGESRRAQFSLTNNLDAYECHMRGTWLHNAQDTAEHFKEAIMWHRRAIALDPDFGRAHMMLARTLYARCFHGFSDDVDRDSAELYAAAERAVALEERDPYSHYAMCLAHFVAHRAPAAVEEAQRAIDLNPNLALAHMGLGWARIFAGHFAEALDPLHMALRLSPHDPMTYLFLNHIALAHYHLGNYEEALHYSERGISLRRAYFNRVVLLASLGQLGHDQEARELIPEIMAHVPADISHYWKILTPYVDPNHYAHLIDGLRKAGFPLIE from the coding sequence GTGGAACGGAAGCTCGCAGTGATCCTTGCCGCTGACGTTGCTGGTTACAGCCGGCTTGTCGCTGCCGACGAGGAAGGCGCGCTTCAGACGCTTGGCACCTACAGCGCGGCGATCGGCGACCTCGTTGCCGAACATGGCGGGCGCATATTTGGTTCGGCCGGCGACAGCGTCGTCGCGGAGTTCCACAGCGCCGTGCAGGCTGTGCGGGCCGCGGTCGCCATCCAGCGTGTGCTTTATCGCCGCAACGCCGACCTTCCCCCCGACCACCGAATGGAGTTTCGCATCGGCCTCAACCTTGGTGATGTCGTCGTCGAAGGCGACAATCTTCTCGGTGACGGCGTCAACGTGGCTGCCCGGCTGCAAGAAGTCGCGCAGCCGGGAGGAATCTGTATTTCGGGTGCGCTCCACGACCAGATCGAGGGCAAGCTCGATTTTCCGCTGGTTCACCTTGGCGACCGCAACCTCAAGAACATTCCGCGTCCCGTGCCGGTGCACAGGGTCGACTGGCGTCGCGAGGACCCGGTCGAGGCCGGGGTGCTCGGCGGCCCACTCGTCCTTCCGGACAAGCCCTCGATCGTCGTCCTTCCCTTCGTCAACATGTCGGGCGACCCGGAACAGGAGTATTTTGCCGACGGGCTAACCGAGGACATCATCACCGCGCTTTCGCTCTACCGCTGGTTCTTCGTCATCGCCCGCAACTCTTCCTTCGCCTATAAGGGGCGTGCCGTCGACGTGAAGCAGGTCGGCCGCGATCTTGGCGTGCGCTATATCGTCGAGGGGAGTGTGCGCCGGGCCGGGACGCGTCTGCGCGTGACCGGACAGCTCATCGAAGCCGAGACCGGCGTCCATCTCTGGGCCCAGCGCTACGACCGCGAACTTGCGGATATCTTCGCCATCCAGGACGAACTCACGCAGAACGTCGTCGGCGCGATCGAACCGGAAATCCTCATCGGGGAGAGCCGGCGTGCCCAGTTCAGCCTTACCAACAACCTCGATGCCTATGAATGTCACATGCGCGGCACCTGGCTGCACAATGCGCAGGACACCGCCGAGCACTTTAAGGAAGCAATCATGTGGCATCGGAGGGCGATCGCTCTTGATCCCGATTTCGGCCGCGCGCACATGATGCTTGCTCGCACGCTCTACGCACGTTGCTTCCACGGCTTCAGCGACGATGTCGACCGCGACAGTGCCGAACTCTATGCGGCGGCCGAGCGCGCTGTCGCGCTGGAAGAGCGCGACCCCTATTCGCACTACGCGATGTGCCTTGCCCATTTCGTGGCGCACCGTGCGCCCGCGGCCGTGGAAGAGGCGCAGCGGGCGATTGACCTCAACCCCAACCTGGCGCTTGCGCACATGGGCCTCGGCTGGGCCCGGATCTTCGCGGGACATTTCGCCGAGGCGCTTGACCCGCTCCACATGGCCCTGAGGCTCAGTCCGCATGACCCGATGACCTACCTGTTCCTCAACCACATCGCGCTTGCCCACTATCATCTCGGCAATTACGAGGAGGCGCTGCACTATTCGGAGCGCGGCATTTCACTCCGCCGGGCCTACTTTAATCGGGTGGTGCTTCTCGCGAGCCTGGGACAGCTTGGCCACGACCAGGAGGCGCGCGAGCTCATACCGGAAATCATGGCTCACGTGCCGGCAGACATTAGCCATTACTGGAAGATCCTCACGCCCTACGTCGATCCCAACCACTATGCGCATCTCATTGACGGGCTGCGCAAGGCGGGGTTCCCGCTCATCGAATAA
- the cobW gene encoding cobalamin biosynthesis protein CobW, translated as MTLAKAQQGKIPATVITGFLGAGKTTMIRNLLQNADGKRIALIINEFGDLGVDGDVLKGCGADACSEDDIIELTNGCICCTVADDFIPTMTKLLERENRPDHIVIETSGLALPQPLVAAFNWPDIRSEVTVDGVVTVVDSAAVAAGRFADDHDKVDALRVNDDNLDHESPLEELFEDQLTAADLIVLNKTDLIDASGLKSVRDEVASRISRKPTMIEAKNGEVAAAILLGLGVGTEGEIANRKSHHEMEHEAGEEHDHDEFDSFVVELGAISDPAAFIDRLKGVIAEHDVLRLKGFADVPGKPMRLLIQAVGSRIDQYYDRAWAAGEARGTRLVVIGLHDMDEAAVRAAIAALV; from the coding sequence ATGACACTCGCAAAGGCTCAGCAGGGCAAGATCCCGGCCACAGTCATCACCGGCTTCCTCGGCGCCGGCAAGACGACGATGATCCGCAATCTTTTGCAGAACGCCGACGGCAAGCGCATCGCGCTAATCATCAACGAGTTCGGCGATCTCGGAGTCGACGGCGATGTCCTGAAGGGCTGCGGCGCGGACGCCTGCTCCGAGGACGATATCATCGAACTCACCAATGGCTGCATCTGCTGCACGGTCGCCGATGACTTCATCCCGACCATGACGAAGCTGCTCGAACGCGAGAACCGTCCGGACCACATTGTCATCGAGACCTCGGGTCTCGCCCTGCCGCAGCCGCTGGTCGCCGCCTTCAACTGGCCGGACATCCGCAGCGAAGTGACCGTCGACGGCGTCGTGACCGTCGTCGACAGCGCCGCGGTTGCCGCCGGCCGCTTTGCCGACGACCACGACAAGGTCGATGCGTTGCGCGTCAATGACGACAATCTCGACCATGAAAGCCCGCTCGAAGAGCTCTTCGAGGATCAGTTGACCGCCGCCGACCTCATCGTTCTCAACAAGACCGACCTGATCGATGCATCCGGCCTGAAGTCGGTGCGCGATGAGGTGGCTTCCCGCATCAGCCGCAAGCCGACGATGATCGAGGCGAAGAACGGCGAGGTGGCTGCCGCCATCCTGCTCGGCCTTGGCGTTGGCACCGAGGGCGAGATCGCCAACCGCAAGTCCCATCACGAGATGGAGCATGAGGCCGGCGAAGAGCACGATCACGACGAATTCGACAGTTTTGTCGTCGAACTCGGCGCGATCAGCGATCCCGCCGCCTTCATCGATCGGCTGAAGGGCGTGATCGCGGAGCACGACGTTCTGCGCCTCAAAGGCTTCGCCGACGTCCCCGGCAAGCCGATGCGCCTCCTGATCCAGGCGGTCGGCAGCCGCATCGACCAGTATTACGACCGGGCCTGGGCGGCCGGCGAGGCACGCGGCACGCGCCTCGTCGTCATCGGCCTGCACGACATGGACGAAGCGGCAGTGCGCGCGGCGATTGCGGCGCTGGTGTGA
- a CDS encoding cobyric acid synthase — MTKKIMLQGTGSDVGKSVLVAGLCRLASNRGLKIRPFKPQNMSNNAAVSDDGGEIGRAQWLQSVAARVPSSVHMNPVLLKPQSDVGSQIILQGKVAGQAKGRDYQALKPKLLGAVMESFERVCAGADLVIVEGAGSPAEINLRAGDIANMGFATRAGAPVVLVGDIDRGGVIASLVGTHAILPEEDRRMVSGYLINKFRGDVTLFDEGIAAIHRFTGWPCFGVVPWLKSAARLPAEDSVVLEKLARGDGKALKVAVPVLSRIANFDDLDPLMAEPEVDLVFVRPGTPVPDDAGLVVIPGSKSTIADLKDFRAEGWDRDLERHLRRGGRVIGICGGYQMLGARVTDPLGIEGSEREIAGLGLLAVETEMAPEKTVRNSRAWSLEHDVPLDGYEIHLGKTTGTDCDRAPVSIDGRRDGAMSADGKVMGTYLHGLFGSDPYRAALLKSFGIEAGGGNYRQSVDAALDDIAGELEAVLDPAWLDRLFCGECKMA; from the coding sequence ATGACAAAGAAGATCATGCTGCAGGGAACCGGCTCGGATGTCGGAAAATCGGTATTGGTGGCCGGGCTCTGCCGGCTCGCCTCCAATCGTGGATTGAAGATCAGGCCGTTCAAGCCGCAGAACATGTCCAACAACGCCGCCGTTTCCGATGACGGCGGCGAGATTGGCCGGGCGCAATGGCTGCAGTCGGTGGCCGCGCGTGTGCCGTCCTCTGTCCACATGAATCCGGTGCTTCTGAAGCCGCAATCGGACGTTGGGAGCCAGATCATCCTGCAGGGCAAGGTGGCAGGCCAGGCGAAGGGCAGGGATTATCAGGCGCTGAAGCCGAAGCTGCTGGGCGCCGTGATGGAAAGTTTCGAACGTGTCTGCGCCGGTGCCGATCTCGTCATTGTCGAAGGTGCGGGGTCGCCGGCGGAAATCAATTTGAGGGCCGGCGATATCGCCAACATGGGCTTTGCCACGCGCGCCGGCGCGCCCGTGGTGCTTGTCGGCGATATCGACCGCGGCGGCGTCATCGCCTCGCTTGTTGGCACGCACGCGATCTTGCCCGAAGAGGATCGGCGCATGGTGAGCGGCTATCTCATCAACAAATTCCGTGGTGACGTGACGCTCTTCGACGAGGGGATTGCGGCGATTCACCGGTTCACCGGCTGGCCTTGCTTCGGCGTGGTGCCGTGGCTGAAGAGTGCCGCACGGCTGCCTGCGGAGGATTCGGTCGTGCTGGAAAAGCTCGCCCGCGGCGACGGCAAGGCGCTCAAGGTCGCGGTGCCGGTCCTGTCGCGGATCGCGAATTTCGACGATCTCGATCCGCTGATGGCCGAGCCGGAGGTCGATCTCGTCTTCGTGCGGCCGGGCACGCCGGTTCCCGACGATGCCGGCCTCGTCGTCATTCCCGGCTCGAAATCGACGATTGCCGACCTCAAGGATTTTCGCGCCGAGGGCTGGGACCGGGACCTCGAGCGCCACCTGCGCCGTGGCGGGCGAGTGATCGGAATTTGCGGCGGCTACCAGATGCTCGGCGCGCGGGTCACCGATCCGCTCGGCATCGAAGGCAGCGAACGCGAAATCGCGGGCCTCGGCCTGCTTGCCGTCGAAACGGAAATGGCGCCGGAGAAGACAGTGCGTAACAGCCGCGCCTGGTCGCTGGAACATGACGTGCCGCTCGACGGCTATGAGATCCACCTCGGTAAGACCACCGGCACCGATTGCGACCGCGCGCCGGTCTCGATCGACGGTCGCCGTGACGGGGCGATGTCGGCCGACGGCAAGGTGATGGGCACCTATCTGCACGGGCTTTTCGGCAGCGACCCCTATCGGGCCGCGCTGCTCAAGAGCTTTGGCATTGAGGCTGGCGGCGGCAACTATCGTCAATCGGTCGATGCGGCACTCGATGATATCGCCGGCGAGCTCGAGGCCGTGCTCGACCCTGCCTGGCTCGACCGGCTGTTCTGCGGCGAGTGCAAGATGGCGTGA